A window of Paenibacillus polygoni contains these coding sequences:
- a CDS encoding RluA family pseudouridine synthase, producing MRKKQAPHLSTEDGYSTRPQAPSHAKSHKKSKGSTYSAPRPNSKRTGFSADSPKSYVVEESGELLAYLLTHLSKSRNAIKSMLARGQILVNGKAVTAYNYALKPGMTISIISEKKEEAPPLLGLAILYEDEDIIVVHKDSGLLSVASDKEQEVTAYRQLMTHVRVEHPSNRIFIVHRLDRDTSGVMLFAKREEIQKALQDTWRDTVEERTYIALVEGKVKQSQGTITSYLKESKTLKMYSSPYPNNGQKAITHFKTLEAESEYSLLEVQLETGRKNQIRVHMEEMGHPVAGDKKYGARSRGIGRLGLHAKVLAFTHPRTGELMRFESPVPKGFLRPFQKNQPK from the coding sequence ATGCGAAAAAAACAAGCCCCGCATCTTAGCACAGAGGATGGTTACAGTACTCGTCCCCAGGCGCCAAGTCATGCAAAATCACATAAAAAATCGAAAGGGAGCACCTACTCTGCTCCTCGTCCAAATAGCAAAAGAACAGGATTTTCCGCAGATTCACCTAAATCTTATGTTGTAGAAGAAAGCGGTGAGCTGCTTGCTTACTTGCTTACTCATCTCTCTAAGAGTCGTAATGCGATCAAATCCATGCTGGCGAGAGGACAAATTCTCGTAAACGGCAAAGCAGTAACAGCATACAACTACGCACTGAAACCTGGAATGACCATTTCCATAATCAGTGAGAAAAAAGAAGAAGCCCCTCCCCTTCTGGGACTTGCCATTCTATACGAAGATGAAGACATTATTGTCGTTCATAAAGATTCCGGACTACTGTCCGTTGCCTCGGATAAGGAGCAAGAAGTAACGGCTTATCGTCAATTAATGACGCATGTACGTGTAGAACATCCAAGCAATCGTATTTTTATCGTTCATCGTCTGGACCGGGATACATCAGGCGTAATGCTATTTGCGAAGCGTGAAGAGATTCAGAAGGCACTCCAAGATACTTGGCGTGATACCGTAGAGGAACGTACGTACATTGCCCTTGTTGAAGGTAAAGTAAAACAAAGCCAAGGTACCATCACATCCTACTTAAAAGAGAGTAAAACGCTCAAAATGTACTCTTCGCCTTACCCTAATAACGGCCAAAAAGCCATTACCCATTTCAAAACGCTGGAGGCGGAAAGTGAATATTCCTTACTGGAAGTTCAGCTCGAAACCGGGCGCAAGAATCAGATCCGTGTTCATATGGAGGAAATGGGACATCCGGTGGCCGGAGATAAGAAATATGGTGCGCGCAGCCGCGGCATCGGCAGACTTGGACTGCATGCGAAAGTGCTCGCTTTCACTCATCCGAGAACAGGCGAACTCATGCGGTTTGAGAGTCCTGTACCTAAAGGGTTCCTAAGACCTTTCCAGAAGAATCAGCCAAAATAA
- a CDS encoding GNAT family N-acetyltransferase: METTTNPNWFHGSKVRLAAAIQQDAQTLAAYTEDYDYMRNLDTDYAVPQTVAEAGPKSAKMENGVEFMLRTIDEDRLIGFVALHSIEWNNQAAKLSIGIGKAKDRGKGYGSDALQIILRYAFHELNLNRVGLEVISYNEVAYHAYKKAGFIEEGRKRAAVLRGGKAYDLILMSMLRDEWESKIQD; the protein is encoded by the coding sequence TTGGAAACAACAACGAATCCCAACTGGTTTCATGGCAGCAAGGTTCGCCTCGCAGCCGCAATCCAGCAAGATGCTCAGACCTTAGCCGCTTATACAGAAGATTACGATTATATGCGTAACCTAGATACCGATTATGCCGTTCCGCAAACCGTAGCAGAAGCGGGCCCAAAAAGCGCAAAGATGGAGAACGGTGTAGAATTCATGCTTCGTACCATTGATGAAGATCGTCTGATCGGATTTGTGGCCCTGCACAGCATTGAATGGAATAACCAGGCTGCGAAACTTTCCATCGGCATCGGTAAAGCGAAAGATCGGGGAAAAGGTTACGGCAGCGATGCACTGCAGATTATTCTGCGCTACGCTTTCCACGAACTGAACTTGAACCGCGTTGGTCTTGAAGTGATCTCTTATAACGAAGTAGCTTATCATGCATATAAAAAAGCAGGTTTTATAGAGGAAGGCAGAAAGCGTGCTGCTGTGCTTCGCGGAGGTAAAGCCTATGACCTTATTCTGATGAGTATGCTGCGTGATGAATGGGAATCTAAAATACAAGATTAG
- the speD gene encoding adenosylmethionine decarboxylase — MTLTPEQRIELHGFNNLTKSLSFNMYDVCYTKTREEREAYLEYIDEQYNADRLTQILTNVAHIIGAHVLNVAKQDYIPQGASVTLLVSEGPVDGAGEESFEESPGPLPDHVVMHLDKSHITVHTYPEFHPHEGISTFRADIDVSTCGEISPLKALNYLIHSFDTDIMTIDYRVRGFTRDINGKKLFIDHDISSIQNYIPESVQQQFDMIDINVYQHHIFHTKCKLKEFDLNNYLFGYTKDTLSEEEQKDISEQLKLEMDEIYYGMNMDAGSIDEEAEEDFVYQRAPESN; from the coding sequence ATGACACTCACTCCAGAACAAAGAATCGAGCTGCACGGTTTCAACAATTTGACGAAATCACTCAGCTTTAATATGTATGATGTGTGTTATACCAAGACGAGAGAGGAACGCGAAGCCTATCTTGAATATATTGATGAACAATATAATGCGGATCGTTTAACTCAAATTTTAACGAATGTTGCCCATATTATTGGAGCCCATGTGCTGAATGTGGCCAAGCAGGACTATATTCCCCAAGGAGCCAGCGTAACCCTGCTAGTATCGGAAGGACCTGTGGACGGTGCAGGGGAGGAATCTTTTGAGGAATCACCGGGGCCGCTTCCTGATCATGTGGTCATGCATCTGGATAAAAGCCATATCACCGTGCATACGTATCCGGAATTCCATCCTCATGAGGGGATCAGTACGTTCCGGGCCGATATTGATGTATCCACTTGCGGAGAGATATCACCGCTGAAGGCACTGAACTATTTAATCCATTCTTTTGATACGGATATTATGACGATCGATTACCGGGTCCGCGGCTTTACGCGGGATATTAACGGCAAGAAGTTATTTATTGATCATGATATTAGTTCCATTCAGAACTATATTCCGGAGAGTGTGCAGCAACAATTTGATATGATTGATATCAATGTATATCAGCATCATATTTTTCATACCAAATGTAAATTGAAAGAATTTGACCTGAACAACTACCTGTTCGGATATACAAAGGATACACTCAGCGAAGAAGAACAGAAGGACATTTCAGAGCAGCTCAAACTTGAGATGGATGAAATCTATTACGGAATGAATATGGATGCAGGATCGATTGATGAAGAAGCAGAAGAGGATTTTGTATATCAGCGGGCTCCGGAATCAAACTAA
- a CDS encoding MetQ/NlpA family ABC transporter substrate-binding protein, with amino-acid sequence MKMKKMWFKWMAGMTLVSVLLAGCSTTTVDNNGDGLKDQDEPQVIKVGVPAGSAKEMVEKTMKDLVEKQGSKLEVVEISNPDESLSELTKGSIDAFLNTFTNNSDNAVTSIIAVPTEPLALYSKTVADEDAIAKNSTIFLPEEPILLTRSLLMLEDEGVIGIRTGASYTDMSIDTAVEENPKNITLKTMPVSELGQAVTDESTELVLMPVTMAAEAGFTDKDELDTEDIPENLSNRLVVRAADQNATFARTLKEVVQSAEYKKLLDQNFPEYDEPEWMD; translated from the coding sequence ATGAAGATGAAAAAAATGTGGTTTAAATGGATGGCAGGAATGACTTTAGTCAGCGTATTACTCGCAGGATGCAGTACAACAACGGTAGATAATAACGGAGATGGTTTGAAAGACCAAGATGAACCTCAAGTCATAAAAGTCGGGGTACCTGCCGGTTCCGCGAAGGAAATGGTAGAGAAGACGATGAAAGATCTCGTTGAAAAACAAGGCTCCAAATTGGAAGTTGTCGAGATCAGTAACCCGGATGAATCTTTATCGGAACTGACGAAAGGTTCGATTGATGCTTTTCTAAATACATTTACCAATAACAGTGATAATGCTGTGACATCCATTATTGCCGTGCCGACAGAGCCGCTTGCACTTTATTCGAAAACGGTTGCTGACGAGGATGCTATTGCGAAGAACAGCACGATCTTTCTTCCAGAAGAACCGATTCTGCTGACTCGCTCATTATTAATGCTTGAAGATGAAGGGGTAATTGGGATTCGTACCGGCGCTTCTTACACGGACATGTCAATTGATACGGCGGTAGAGGAGAATCCAAAGAACATTACGCTAAAAACCATGCCCGTAAGCGAATTGGGACAAGCAGTAACAGACGAGAGTACAGAACTCGTGTTGATGCCTGTTACGATGGCAGCAGAAGCTGGATTTACGGATAAAGATGAGCTCGATACAGAGGATATTCCTGAGAATCTGAGCAATCGACTCGTTGTACGTGCAGCAGATCAGAATGCTACCTTTGCCCGTACGCTTAAAGAAGTCGTTCAATCTGCAGAATACAAGAAGCTGCTTGATCAGAACTTCCCAGAATATGACGAGCCAGAGTGGATGGATTAA
- a CDS encoding GNAT family N-acetyltransferase yields the protein MYDILPGENEFYVDQNGEKAASIGFIPRGKDSEGYEVIDVDHTSVSEELQGKGVGAALVKRIVEHAKENNLRIVATCPFAESTISKHPEYQDVLAKQ from the coding sequence ATGTATGATATTTTACCTGGAGAAAACGAATTCTATGTGGATCAAAATGGAGAAAAGGCAGCAAGCATCGGCTTTATCCCTCGCGGTAAGGATTCAGAAGGTTATGAAGTGATCGACGTCGATCATACCTCTGTATCTGAAGAGCTGCAAGGAAAAGGAGTTGGCGCAGCCTTGGTGAAGAGAATCGTAGAACATGCAAAAGAAAATAATCTGCGTATCGTAGCCACTTGTCCTTTTGCAGAGAGTACAATCAGCAAACATCCTGAGTATCAAGATGTTCTAGCGAAGCAGTAA
- a CDS encoding methyltransferase domain-containing protein codes for MVQRTGKGQSWASEHYDEKLSFVSEMGRGVIDLLEPAEGERILDLGCGTGDLTQEIAASKALVTGMDLSPSMLEKARMKYPNLNFVEGNAEHFTVQEPMDAVFSNAALHWMKNAEDVVQCVHATLRPGGRFVAEFGGKNNVGTVVQAISEVLMEQGIDAGTLNPWYFPSIGEYSVLLEKHGFRVTYALHFDRPTPMQDGEGGLRHWLDGFASPFFTDVSPEFLNKAYDEIAERTKSALYHEGTWNIDYKRLRIRAIKI; via the coding sequence ATGGTACAGCGAACAGGTAAAGGACAGTCTTGGGCATCAGAACATTACGATGAGAAACTTTCTTTTGTATCCGAGATGGGCAGAGGAGTGATCGATTTACTAGAACCCGCAGAGGGGGAACGTATTCTTGATCTTGGCTGTGGAACAGGGGATCTAACACAAGAGATTGCTGCAAGCAAAGCGCTCGTAACAGGGATGGATCTCTCCCCCTCGATGCTGGAGAAAGCACGGATGAAATATCCGAATCTAAATTTTGTAGAGGGAAATGCGGAGCACTTCACGGTACAAGAGCCTATGGATGCGGTCTTCTCTAACGCTGCCTTGCACTGGATGAAGAATGCGGAAGATGTGGTCCAGTGTGTTCATGCTACACTGCGCCCTGGAGGCAGGTTTGTAGCTGAGTTCGGCGGAAAGAATAATGTAGGGACCGTGGTTCAGGCTATCAGCGAAGTGCTGATGGAGCAGGGAATCGATGCGGGAACATTGAACCCTTGGTATTTTCCGAGTATCGGAGAGTACAGCGTTCTTCTTGAAAAACACGGTTTTCGGGTCACGTATGCACTGCATTTCGATAGACCTACCCCGATGCAAGACGGAGAGGGGGGACTCAGGCACTGGCTGGATGGATTTGCAAGCCCCTTCTTCACAGATGTTTCACCTGAGTTCTTGAACAAAGCTTATGATGAGATCGCTGAGCGAACAAAATCGGCCCTATATCATGAGGGGACTTGGAACATCGATTACAAACGTCTTCGTATAAGAGCAATCAAAATATAA